The Halostagnicola larsenii XH-48 region GAACGTCGTGGGACTCGATATTTCGGCTGCGATGTTACAGCGCGGACGCCAGAAAGCACAGCACGTAGACGTTTCGGGGAATCTCGATTTCCTCCGCGGGGATGCAGGACGACTCCCGTTCCCGGACGATCACTTCGATACGGTCGTCGCGATGCGGTTTTTCCATCTCGCGGACGATCCGGAGGGATTCCTGCGTGAAATGCGCCGGGTTTCGCGCGATCAGATCGTCTTCGATACGTTCAACAGGTTTTCCTCCCGGAGCATCTACAACTGGGCGCTCCCGATGGGGTCGCGACTCTACTCGAAAAGCGAGGTGAGCGTCCTGCTCGCCAAAACCGAACTCAAACTCGAGGCGGTCGAAGACGACTTCATCGTCCCGTACGGGTTCTACCGGTCGGTTCCGAACGTCTTCGCGTCGCCAATCCGTCGGCTCGATTCGCTCGTCGGAACGCTCCCGATTACCGACCACCTCTCGTCGGTCTCCTACTGGAATACGAGCGTTAGATAACAACTCGCTAACTATCCGACGTGGGAAAAACCCCATTCTATTTTTACTGTTGGGTGAATCTACGTATTCATATGGAGCTCTCGGTAGTCGTCTCGACGCTCAACGACCGGGAGCAACTGGTCTCTAGTCTCGATGTCCTGACCGATCGAACGCCATCCTCGACCGAAATCATCGTTGTTAACGGCCCGTCGTCGGACGGAACGACCGGTGTCGTTCGCGAGCGCGAGGACGTCGACGTCCTCGTCGAAATCTCGGAACGAAACACGAACGTCTCTCGAAACGCCGGCCTCGAGGTCGCCTCGAGCGATGTCATCGCGTTTCTGGACGGCAGGTACGCGATCGAACGAGGGTGGTACGAGGCCGTCGAGAACGCGATTACAGCCGGCGCCGACATCGTTACGGGGCCGATATCGGGCGTCCGGGACGCGATCTCTCGACGACCGCGAGAGATAGACGGGCAAACGGTGACTCTGTTTGACTGTGACAACGTCGCGTTCGACTCGTCGGTGTTAGAGGCGCTCGACGGCTTCGACGAGTACCTCTCCGTTGATGGCTCTCGAGACTGCGCACACCGCGTTAGTGCACTCGGGTTCGACGTGACCTGCGAGGACGAGATGGCGATACAGTGTGACGTCGAAACCGACGGCGGTCGGCGCGAACCCGATTGGGGAACGACGTATCGATCGCTCTCCTATCGACTGGCAAAGAACGACGGACCGCGACCGACGGTCGTCGGCCGGATCGGTGCCAGTGCGCTTCGAGATGGCGTCAGTGCCATTCGGACCATCCTGTCCGGCGAATCGACGCCAACCGGCTGGTTCGACGACGGGATATCGGTGACGAAAAATCTGGGAAGCGGTTTCATAGACGGCGTTCGGGCTCGGTATGCCGACCGATCGTTGCGCCGGAACCCGAACGGGCTTTCGGTGAGACACGATCGCGCGGTGCAGGTGTACGATCGACGCGACACGACGGCGGAGTAGGTTTCGACCGGAAACGCGAGTAGTCGCGGTATCAGGTACGAACGGTCTCGATTTCTGTCACGAGGGTCGTGTTCTCAGCCGTGATCCGGCGCGAGCGCGTCGATCACGCGACACGTATTTTTTGAAAAGGCACGCCAGAGCTTGTCCTCGGAGACGTCGAGCGTGAGGATCTCCATGACGGCCACGTCGGGGTGACAATCCGGTGCGCCGCTGCCGAACAGGACCCGGTCGGGGTGTTCGAGCAGCGCGCGTTCGAGTACGTCCCGGTATCTGACGAAACTCGTCTCGAGATAACACTCGTCGTACGTTTCGAGAAGGTCGATCATCCCGTTCATCAGGTCGCGGTCGAGCGGATAGCCGCCGAAGTGAGAGACGATGACGGGAATCGAACGCTCGAGGAACGTCGCTGCGATCTGCGTCGGGGGAGCGTTCCGTCCGCCAGAGACGATAATCGGGTGTCCGACGTCCTCGAGCACGTCGAGGACGGTCACATCGGGATATCCGTCGGTAGCCGGATCGAGGACGAACCCGTGAAATCGGTCGTCGTACGCGTACTGTTCGACGTCTTCCGGCGTCGTGTGAAACGATTTCCGGCCGGAAACGGCGTTCCGGAGCCGGCTCGTGGCCGTCGATCCGCCCTTTTCGGAGCCGTTGATGCGGGCGAACGCGACGAAGGGTCTATCGACGCTCCGGCGTGCAACCCCATTGTTCGCGGCGACATAGCTCGTTTCCGGCGTTGCGCGCGGAAAGACGACCGACCTCGTGATACCAGCCTGGTGCATCTCTCGCTCGAGACGATCCGGTGAGATCACCTGCGGCCCCCCACTCGTTTCGGTACCGGGTGTCAGTCGCGTGTAGACATCGACGATGCGAAACCCGTGTTCCAACTCCAGCATCCCAACCAGTAGTTGTTGGCCAGCCCATATTTCCCTATCGAAAGAACGTTTTCGATGCGTGTCTCACCGTCCCACGACCAATCGCCAGAGGGGACCGACGTTGTAGGGAAAAGGTTATATAGAAGTGCTGATGACATACTTAGTGAGGATTCAACTATGGCACAACAGCGACGCATGGGCGGACAGCCGATGTTTGTTTTGAGCGAGGATAGTCAGCGAACGCAGGGCCGCGATGCCCAGTCGTCGAACATCATGGCCGGCAAAGCGGTCGCCGAGTCGGTACGGACGACACTCGGCCCCCGCGGCATGGACAAGATGCTCGTCGGCTCGAGCGGCGACGTCGTCATCACGAACGACGGTGCGACCATCTTGAACGAGATGGACATCGAGCACCCGGCCGCACAGATGATCGTCGAAGTCGCCGAGTCCCAGGAGGACGAAGTCGGGGACGGGACGACGACCGCGTCAGTACTCGCCGGCAACCTGCTGGGCGAAGCCGAGGACCTCATCGAGCAGGACGTCCACGCGACGACCATCGTCGAAGGGTATCACGAAGCCGCCCGCATCGCCCTCGAGGCGATCGACGAACAGGTAAGCGAAGTCGCCGTTGACGACGACATTCTCGGTCAGGTCGCTGAATCGAGCATGACCGGCAAAGGAACTGGCGGGCTGACGGCCGAGGAACTCGGCGAAACCGTCGTCGAAACCATTCGCCACGTCGAGACGGACGACGGCGTCGCTCGCGAGAACGTCTCCGTCCACACGCAGGTCGGTGCCTCCTCGAACGCGACGGAACTCGTTCCCGGAATCGTCATCGACGAAGAGCCCGCTCACGACGGGATGCCAACCGACGTCGAAGACGCGTCGATCGCTCTCTTGGACGTCGAACTCGAGCTACAGACCGGCGAGGTCGACGCCGAGTACGCGATCGACTCGATCGATCAGCTCAACGCCGCCATCGACGCAGAGGAAGGTGAACTCGAGGGCTACGCCGAAACGATCGTCGACAGCGGTGTAGATGTCGTGTTCACGACCGACGGAGTCGACGACCGCGTCGCCGCCAAGCTCGCAAACGAAGGCGTTCTCGTCTTCGAGAATATCGGCAGTTCGGACGCTAAAAACGTTGCATCAGCAACGGGCGTCAGCCGCGTCGGCTCGCTCGATGACCTCGAGGAAGCCGACTTCGGCCACGCCGAGCACGTCCGAACCGAGAGCTACAACGACGACGAACTCGCGTTCATCGAAGGCGGTTCGGCCGCCGAATCGGTCACCGTCTTCGTCCGCGGCGGAACCAAACACGTCGTCGACGAACTCGAGCGAACCATCGGTGACGCACTCGACGTCGTCGCGACCGCGCTCGAATCCGGCGAGGTCGTCCCCGGCGCTGGTGCGACCGAAATCGCCATCGCGGACAAAGTCCGCTCGGAAGCCGCCGGCATCGAAGGTCGCAAACAGCTCGCTATTACGGCGTTCGCCGACGCGGTCGATATCATCCCGCGGACGCTCGCCGCCAACACCGGACGGGACCCGATCGATTCGCTCGTCGACCTCCGGGCCGCCCACGAATCCGAGGGCCGTGCGGGTCTGATCACCGACAGCGAGGACGTCACGATCGGTGACCCGCTCGAGCACGGCGTCGTCGACCCGGCCGACGTCAAACGCGAGGCCGTCGAAAGCGCGACGGAAGCAGCAACGATGATCGCGCGAATCGACGACGTCATCTCCGCCGAGTAACGACGTCGAACTCTCGCGCTCGAGAGCGAAATACAAATTTTGCGTTTCGAGTCGACGGTGGCCGTTACCGGCGGTTCTGCCGACGGATAGATATTCGAACCGGCCAACATTGTTAAGTGTTAACAAGCAAAACCGTTTCGGTCATGCCGGGGAACTCGCCGTCGGACCGATTGCGAAAGGTCGGTGAGGCGACTGGACAGGTTGTTTACTACGACGACGGTCAGGGAACCTATCACACGTGGTGTGACAACGACGAGTCCGAACCGGTGAGCACGGCGCTTCTCGTAACAGTGTCGTCGGTTTTCGGCGTCGAACCTGAAGACCTCGATGCGCTCGGTGAGTGTATCGACCCGGACGCGCTGAACGCGATTTTCGTTCACTGGCGCGGCGACGAACCCCGGATCGGCGACGGGTCGGTGTCGTTTTCGTTTTCCCGCTGTGACGTGACGGTCCGATCGGACGGCGAGATAATTATCGACCCCCACACCCGGGCTCGAGACGTTCTCGAACAGTGAATCGATTCGGTCTCTTCGTCGGTGTACGGTAGACGGCCGCTCAGGGCTCGAGCACCACTTCGTCGCCCGGTTCGAGCGAGAACGCCTCGTCGCCGCGTCCGTCGTTGACGTCGAGTTCCACGTAGCCGTGACTCCCGACGGTCGCGAGTCGCTCGCCGACTGGGACGGACGCGAACGTGGCTCCGACGGGGACCCGACTGCCGTTCGCCACGACCGATTCGCGATCCGCCAGAAACGTGCCGGGAACGTTGGTGATGACGTTCCCGAAGTCGTCGACGACGAGTACCTCTCCGCGCGCTCGGTCGGAATCAGCCTCGAGCGCGGCCGTCGGCAACGTCTCCTCGACGAGCGAATCGAGCGCGCCGATAGGCGAGAGTCCCTCGAGAGAGCCCAGTTGATCCAGTGGCGTTTCGTGAACCGCCGCGGCGGCCGGCGCGAACACGTCTCGGCCGTGAAACGTCGTGCTTCGGCCGTTCGGGCGGTTTTCAGCCGCCGTCTCCGGAACGTGAGAAATCTCGAGCAGGTCGGTTTCGGTCGCCGAGTCGTCGATTTCGAACGCCTCGAGGGATCCGTCGGTACTGGCCGCAAGCGCTCGAGCGGCCGGGAACAAGACGCCGTTGTCCGGGCCGACGAGCGCGTGTTCGCCCGCTCGAACGACGACCGCACGGCGGTCGGTTCCGACGCCCGGGTCGACGACCACGAGGTGGGACGCCGGCGGATAGTAGGGAAGGATCTCTCGGAGCCAGAACGCGGCCGTTCGGACGTCTCCGCGCGGAAAGTCGTGGGAGACGTCGACGAGTCGAGCATCCGTCTTCTGACTGATGACGCCTTTCATCGCCGCCGGATACGGCGAGCCGAAATCGGAACTGAGCGTTATCATCCTGATCGGTTACGTACCGTTCGAATCGGAGTCGTTTACCATCTGAAGCCGTTCGATCCCGTTGGCCTCTTCGACGACGTCGACGACGGGGTCCGGAACCAGCCCTTCCCAGTCCTCGTCGTCGATCATCCGCTCGCGGAGTTCTGTTCCCTCGAGGACCTCTCGGTTGAACATCGGCGACTGGCGAACGTCGACGCCGGCCTCGTGAAAAAGCTGGATGACGAGCGGGTTGTTCGAGTACGCGATATCGAAATCCGGACTCATACTCTGGACGTGGCTCACCCAGACGGAGTTGCGCTCTAAGTCCTCGATCGGCACCGCGTAGGTCACGAGGTCGAAATCGACGAGCGACTTCGTGATCATCATGATGCGTTCGCCCGCGGTAAACGGGTTCCGCGTCGAGTGGGAATCGCCGGCGCTCCCGATCCCGAGAACGAGTTCGTCGACGTCCTCCGCGATCCGTTCGACCATGCTGTAGTGGCCGTTGTGAAACGGCTGGAACCGCCCGATGTAGAACCCGCGAGTCATACCAGTAGTGACAGGCCGCCGTGCTTAAGCGTGGCGAGTTTGTGCGTTTTTCATGGTGAGCTAGTCGCCCCGTTCGATTCGGGTACGCCCTCGAGTTGAGTCGGATGCATGGATTCTAGACACATGCATATTCAACGCTCCCAACAGAAGCAGGTGTTTTCAGTTCGGTCGAAAACCGATCGCGGGCCAAAATAGCGGTGTCGTGAGATCTGTTCGACGGTCTGTCCTTCTCGATAAATCGACGGAGAGAGCGCTTCTCGCCTGGGGGCGTGCCAGCTACCGTATGGAGAAAGTATATCAGTCCCAATCCCTTCGAAACAGGTACTGAATAGCATTCTATGAGTAACGACACGAATGTTGACGACCCTCCCGAAGACCCCCTGCAGCCGCCGACAGCGGATCGTCAGGGAGCGGACGAGTCGCTCGAGGAGGGCGGCGACGACGCCGACGGGGAACCCGATGGGATCCGCGGCGACATCGGTTCCGAGGATGAGGGACGCAACGCTGACAACGAAACCCGGGACGACCGGGGTGACCAGGTGAGCGGGTCGGACGACGATAGCTTCGATGACGAACAGCAGGCAGACGAGGAAGACGACATCGAAACCGTCGAGGACCTCGGCAGTTCGGTCGACGTCGATCCGGGCGTCGAAATCGACGAATCGATCGCGGAGGACGACTTGCTGGGCGGCCTCCAGATCGATTCGACCGCCGATATCGAGGTGCCCGACCGCCTCGTCGATCAGGTGATCGGACAGGACGAAGCGCGAGACATCATCATCAAAGCGGCCAAACAGCGCCGGCACGTGATGATGATCGGCTCGCCCGGGACGGGTAAGTCGATGCTGGCGAAAGCGATGAGCCAGTTGCTCCCTCGAGAGGATCTTCAGGACGTTCTCGTCTATCACAACCCCGACGACGGCAACGAGCCGAAGGTTCGAACGGTACCGGCCGGGAAGGGAGAACAGATCATCGACGCCCACAAGGAAGAAGCCCGAAAGCGCAACCAGATGCGCTCGATCCTGATGTGGATCATCATCGCGATCGTCATCGGGTACACGATTCTCTCCGGCGCGAGTCCGTTGCTCGGAATCATCGCAGCTGTGGTTATCTGGCTGTTCTTCAGGTACACGTCCCGTGGAACGGACGCGATGGTACCGAACATGATCGTCGACAACAGCGACCAGCGAACGGCTCCGTTCGAGGACGCGACGGGTGCCCACGCCGGCGCGCTGCTTGGCGACGTTCGCCACGACCCGTTCCAGTCCGGCGGCATGGAGACCCCGAGCCACGACCGCGTGGAACCCGGCGGGATCCACAAGTCGAACAAGGGCGTGTTGTTCGTCGACGAGATCAACACCCTCGACGTCCGGACCCAGCAGAAGCTGATGACTGCGATTCAGGAGGGCGAGTTCGCGATCACGGGCCAGTCCGAGCGCTCCTCGGGCGCGATGGTCCAGACCGAACCCGTCCCCTGTGACTTCGTCATGGTCGCTGCGGGTAACATGGACGCGATGGAGAACATGCACCCCGCACTCCGATCCCGTATCAAGGGGTACGGATACGAGGTGTACATGGACGACACCATCGAGGAGACGCCCGAAATGCGTCGCAAGTACGTCCGTTTCATCGCCCAGGAGATCGAACGCGACGGCCGGCTTCCACACTTCGACCGCGAAGCCGCAAAAGAGGTCATCCTCGAGGCCAAACGACGCGCGGGTCGCAAGGACCACCTCTCCTTGCTCATGCGTGAACTCGGCGGCCTCGTTCGCGTCGCAGGCGACATCGCCCGCGCGGACGACCGCGAGTTCACCAACCGCGAGGATGTCCTGCAGGCCAAAGATCGCTCGCGATCGATCGAGCAACAGCTCGCCGACGATTACATCGAACGGCGCAAGGACTACGAACTGCAGGTCACCGAAGACGGCGTCGAAGGCCGCGTCAACGGACTCGCGGTCATGGGCCAGGACTCGGGTATTATGCTCCCCGTCATGGCCGAAATCGCCCCCGCACAGGGTCCGGGACAGGTTATCGCGACCGGCCAGTTAAAGGAGATGGCCGAAGAGTCGGTCCAGAACGTCTCGGCGATCATCAAGAAGTTCTCCGACGTCAACCTCTCGGAGAAGGACGTTCACATTCAGTTCGTCCAGGCCGGCCAGCAGGGCGTCGACGGCGACTCCGCCTCGATTACGGTGGCAACGGCCGTCATCTCCGCCTTGGAGGACATTCCGGTCGATCAGACGGTCGCGATGACCGGCTCGCTCTCGGTGCGCGGCGACGTCCTCCCGGTCGGCGGCGTGACCCACAAGATCGAGGCCGCCGCGAAAGCGGGCTGCAAGAAGGTAATCATCCCCGAAACGAACGAACAGGACGTGATGATCGAAGACGAGTACGAAGACATGATCGAGATCATCCCGTGCTCGAACATCAGCGAAGTGCTCGAGGTCGCGTTGATCGGCCAGCCCGAGAAGGACTCGCTGCTCAACCGCCTCAAGCAGATCACCGAATCGGCGTTCGATCCGCAGGTTTCCCAGACCGGGAGCTCGAACCCGAGTCCGCAATAGATGCCCAATTGGACGGTGTTCGCCGGCGGAACGATCGCCGTCCTCGTCGTGTTGCTGGTTCTTTCTCACCTTACGCAGTCGGCGTTCGAGGAGACGCCGGATTCAGCGGATTCGTCCGACAGATCGGGCGCGTTTCGGACCGACTCGAGCGACGGAGACGGCGACGAGTCCGTCAGAGAATCGACCGCACGCGGGACAGCCTCGAGTGGCGTCCCCGACGATCGCGCCGCGGACCGACCGACTGGTGGCGACGAAGACCGCTCGAGTCCGGCTGCAACCGATACTGAGTTGCCGCCGAGCGCGGGCGACCAGCACCGCGGAGACGATCAGAACCACGGAGACGACCAGCACCACGCGGGCGATCAACACCGCGGTGTGCACGTTGAATCGTCCGCAGCAGACGCTCCTCTCGATGAGTCGCCTTCTGTAGAGTCGACACCGCCCGATCCAGCCGACATGTCGACGGGGATGGTGCTGGCCAACGTCGCGCTTTCACAGGGCGTCTTCGCGGTCGTGTTGATCGGGGCCGCGATCTACACCGATATCCCGCTCGAGGCGCTCGGCCTCGAAATTTCTCGCTCGTGGTTGTTCGCCGGGCTCGCCCTCGGCACGGGCTTTGGAATCGCACTCTACCTCGCAAACGAGATCGGTGCCGCGATTTCGACCTGGGTCGGCTTCGAGCACGACGAGCAGCTTCGGGATATACTCGGCCCGGATTCGATCTCCGGCTGGATCATATTGCTGGCGTTCGTCCTGCCGATCATCGCCGTCTTCGAGGAGTTGCTCTTCCGAGCGGCGCTGATCGGCGTGTTCGAGGCAGGATTCGGGATCTCACCGTGGCTGCTGGCCGTCGTCTCCTCGATCGCCTTTGGCCTCGGCCACGGTATGCAGGGGTCGGTCGGCATCCTCGTGACCGGCGCGCTGGGGTTCGTACTCGCCGCGGCGTTCGTCCTCACCGGAAACTTGCTCGTCGTCGTCGTCGCACACTACCTGATCAACGCCCTCGAGTTCGTCGTCCACGAAGGGATCGGCTTCGAGTGGGCCGCGGTGCTCGAACGCGGCGGATGATGGCTGCTTGCCTGCACGGACGATTTTCCCGTTGAAACCCTCGAAAGCTAAGGCGACCGACAACCTCGAGTGATCCATGGTGAAACTCGAAGGGGCGTCGCGGCCGGTTGCGATCGGCGTCGGACTCTACTTTCTATTGTTGGTAATCGGCACGGTAGCGAACGTTCCGCTGGCGATCGTCGCCGCACAGGTGGTGTTCGGTGCCATCGCGCTCGGGATCGGCGCGCTTCTGGCACGACAGGCGGGGAACTCGAGGCTAATCACGGGCGCTGCAGGGGCGTTGATCGGCGGCGGACTCGCACAATTTCTGTGGTTGCTCACCAGCATACAACTGTTCAACCTGCTCGCGTCGCTGCTGGTCACGCTCGGAATCGGACTCTACTTGTTTCTGGTGTGGAACGCAACCTGAACCGACCGGAATAGGACAGCGGGGCGTACTCGCGCTCTCGGTTACAGTCCCTCGAGCGATCGAAGCTTCTGTTCGACCGCCGGCGGCGCGGCGCTTGGACCGTCCCGAATTCGGTGGTCGGGGATGAGAATCGGTGCCGGATTTTCCGCCAGTGCGGTTCGAACGAGGGTCACGTCGGCCTGCTCGTCCGGGTCGAGGCCGGGGGTCATTCGAGCGAGCCCCGCCACGTCGGTTCCCTCTCCGTACGGGATCGTCCGGACCTGTTCTAACACCTCGCGTTGGTCGGTCGGAACGGTGAGTGCGACGGTCACGTCCGAAAAGTCCGGTTCCTCGAGACCATCGAGATACTCGTCGAGTTCGTCGAGAATCGGATGGTCCGATTCGGCGTCCTCGTCGGGCGCGTCCGGGAACGTGACCCGCAACACGCGCCCGCTCGCGACCCCGATCTGGACGAACCGCTCGAGGTACGGCGACTCGCGCGCGTAGATCCCTGCGTCGGTGACGTCCTCCATACGGTCCCTTCGGGGTGGCGTGGACTTGAATATTCGCCAGCCACAGCCCAATGGCGCAAGCCTTATGTACATATCAGTACGTCGGTGTACAATAATGAACTCCGAAAGCAACGTCGCACCCGCAGTCCGATCTATCCTCGAGGCTGCCCGGGAGCGAGGCCGAAGCGAGGGCGACGACGGGCCATCTGGCGGACGAACGCCCGCCAGCGACGGTCGAGTCTCCGTCGAGGCGCGTTCGCTTCCCGACGCGATAGAGCGGGCCGAACGCGAGGATCGAGTCCCGGTGATCGCAGAAGTCAAGCCGACGAGTCCGACCAGCGATGGAACGCGGGACGAGGATCCCGTCGAACTGGCCCGGGCGATGGTCGAGGGCGGCGCGAGCGCGATTTCGGTGTTGACCGAACCGACCCACTTCGATGGCTCGCCCGAGGCGTTGCGACGCGTTCGGGCCGCCGTCGACGTTCCCGTGCTTCGGAAGGATTTCGTCCTTCGAGAGTCACAGATGGACGTGGTCGAAGCAGACCTCATCCTCCTGATCGCGCGGTTCGTCGACGACCTTCCGGCGCTGGTCGCGGCCGCCCGCGACCGGGGATTCCAGCCGTTGGTCGAGGTCCACGACGCCGCGGAACTCGAGGCGGCCCTCGAGGCCGACGCCTCGATCATCGGCGTCAACAACCGCGATCTGACGAAACTCGAGGTCGATCTCGGGACGTTCGAGGGGGTCGCGCCCGCGGTCCCCGACGACGTGACGCTGATCGCCGAAAGCGGCGTGTCGGACCCGGCGGACGTGCGGCGGATGCGGGAGGCGGGTGCCGACGCACTGCTGATCGGTAGTGCGATCATGGATCACGCGAACACGGACGAGGTCGACATCGCCGAAAACACCAGGAGATTAACACGAGTATGAGCGAAACCGAACGCGAACGAGACGGCGAATCGGCGGATCGAACGGCGGCCGACGGCCAGTTCGGCCGCTACGGCGGACAGTACGTGCCCGAGGCGTTGATGCCCGCACTCGAGGAACTCGAGGACGCTTACGAACGGTACGTCCTCGAGAACGAGGACGGGTTCATGGACGAGTTCGAGCGACGGATTCGGAACTTCGGCGGCCGGCCGACGCCGCTGGGGCGGGCAGATCGACTGAGCGAGCGCTACGACAGCGAGATCTACCTCAAGCGCGAGGATC contains the following coding sequences:
- a CDS encoding class I SAM-dependent methyltransferase, producing the protein MKGQEWYQADDVAEEYDDKRFSQGGELIDQREKEAVLEAIAPLEDKDVLEIACGTGRFTVMLAARGANVVGLDISAAMLQRGRQKAQHVDVSGNLDFLRGDAGRLPFPDDHFDTVVAMRFFHLADDPEGFLREMRRVSRDQIVFDTFNRFSSRSIYNWALPMGSRLYSKSEVSVLLAKTELKLEAVEDDFIVPYGFYRSVPNVFASPIRRLDSLVGTLPITDHLSSVSYWNTSVR
- a CDS encoding glycosyltransferase family 2 protein, with translation MELSVVVSTLNDREQLVSSLDVLTDRTPSSTEIIVVNGPSSDGTTGVVREREDVDVLVEISERNTNVSRNAGLEVASSDVIAFLDGRYAIERGWYEAVENAITAGADIVTGPISGVRDAISRRPREIDGQTVTLFDCDNVAFDSSVLEALDGFDEYLSVDGSRDCAHRVSALGFDVTCEDEMAIQCDVETDGGRREPDWGTTYRSLSYRLAKNDGPRPTVVGRIGASALRDGVSAIRTILSGESTPTGWFDDGISVTKNLGSGFIDGVRARYADRSLRRNPNGLSVRHDRAVQVYDRRDTTAE
- a CDS encoding amidohydrolase family protein, coding for MLELEHGFRIVDVYTRLTPGTETSGGPQVISPDRLEREMHQAGITRSVVFPRATPETSYVAANNGVARRSVDRPFVAFARINGSEKGGSTATSRLRNAVSGRKSFHTTPEDVEQYAYDDRFHGFVLDPATDGYPDVTVLDVLEDVGHPIIVSGGRNAPPTQIAATFLERSIPVIVSHFGGYPLDRDLMNGMIDLLETYDECYLETSFVRYRDVLERALLEHPDRVLFGSGAPDCHPDVAVMEILTLDVSEDKLWRAFSKNTCRVIDALAPDHG
- the thsA gene encoding thermosome subunit alpha — its product is MFVLSEDSQRTQGRDAQSSNIMAGKAVAESVRTTLGPRGMDKMLVGSSGDVVITNDGATILNEMDIEHPAAQMIVEVAESQEDEVGDGTTTASVLAGNLLGEAEDLIEQDVHATTIVEGYHEAARIALEAIDEQVSEVAVDDDILGQVAESSMTGKGTGGLTAEELGETVVETIRHVETDDGVARENVSVHTQVGASSNATELVPGIVIDEEPAHDGMPTDVEDASIALLDVELELQTGEVDAEYAIDSIDQLNAAIDAEEGELEGYAETIVDSGVDVVFTTDGVDDRVAAKLANEGVLVFENIGSSDAKNVASATGVSRVGSLDDLEEADFGHAEHVRTESYNDDELAFIEGGSAAESVTVFVRGGTKHVVDELERTIGDALDVVATALESGEVVPGAGATEIAIADKVRSEAAGIEGRKQLAITAFADAVDIIPRTLAANTGRDPIDSLVDLRAAHESEGRAGLITDSEDVTIGDPLEHGVVDPADVKREAVESATEAATMIARIDDVISAE
- a CDS encoding HalOD1 output domain-containing protein; this encodes MPGNSPSDRLRKVGEATGQVVYYDDGQGTYHTWCDNDESEPVSTALLVTVSSVFGVEPEDLDALGECIDPDALNAIFVHWRGDEPRIGDGSVSFSFSRCDVTVRSDGEIIIDPHTRARDVLEQ
- a CDS encoding SAM hydrolase/SAM-dependent halogenase family protein, with the protein product MITLSSDFGSPYPAAMKGVISQKTDARLVDVSHDFPRGDVRTAAFWLREILPYYPPASHLVVVDPGVGTDRRAVVVRAGEHALVGPDNGVLFPAARALAASTDGSLEAFEIDDSATETDLLEISHVPETAAENRPNGRSTTFHGRDVFAPAAAAVHETPLDQLGSLEGLSPIGALDSLVEETLPTAALEADSDRARGEVLVVDDFGNVITNVPGTFLADRESVVANGSRVPVGATFASVPVGERLATVGSHGYVELDVNDGRGDEAFSLEPGDEVVLEP
- a CDS encoding nicotinamide-nucleotide adenylyltransferase produces the protein MTRGFYIGRFQPFHNGHYSMVERIAEDVDELVLGIGSAGDSHSTRNPFTAGERIMMITKSLVDFDLVTYAVPIEDLERNSVWVSHVQSMSPDFDIAYSNNPLVIQLFHEAGVDVRQSPMFNREVLEGTELRERMIDDEDWEGLVPDPVVDVVEEANGIERLQMVNDSDSNGT
- the lonB gene encoding ATP-dependent protease LonB, with amino-acid sequence MSNDTNVDDPPEDPLQPPTADRQGADESLEEGGDDADGEPDGIRGDIGSEDEGRNADNETRDDRGDQVSGSDDDSFDDEQQADEEDDIETVEDLGSSVDVDPGVEIDESIAEDDLLGGLQIDSTADIEVPDRLVDQVIGQDEARDIIIKAAKQRRHVMMIGSPGTGKSMLAKAMSQLLPREDLQDVLVYHNPDDGNEPKVRTVPAGKGEQIIDAHKEEARKRNQMRSILMWIIIAIVIGYTILSGASPLLGIIAAVVIWLFFRYTSRGTDAMVPNMIVDNSDQRTAPFEDATGAHAGALLGDVRHDPFQSGGMETPSHDRVEPGGIHKSNKGVLFVDEINTLDVRTQQKLMTAIQEGEFAITGQSERSSGAMVQTEPVPCDFVMVAAGNMDAMENMHPALRSRIKGYGYEVYMDDTIEETPEMRRKYVRFIAQEIERDGRLPHFDREAAKEVILEAKRRAGRKDHLSLLMRELGGLVRVAGDIARADDREFTNREDVLQAKDRSRSIEQQLADDYIERRKDYELQVTEDGVEGRVNGLAVMGQDSGIMLPVMAEIAPAQGPGQVIATGQLKEMAEESVQNVSAIIKKFSDVNLSEKDVHIQFVQAGQQGVDGDSASITVATAVISALEDIPVDQTVAMTGSLSVRGDVLPVGGVTHKIEAAAKAGCKKVIIPETNEQDVMIEDEYEDMIEIIPCSNISEVLEVALIGQPEKDSLLNRLKQITESAFDPQVSQTGSSNPSPQ
- a CDS encoding CPBP family intramembrane glutamic endopeptidase, coding for MPNWTVFAGGTIAVLVVLLVLSHLTQSAFEETPDSADSSDRSGAFRTDSSDGDGDESVRESTARGTASSGVPDDRAADRPTGGDEDRSSPAATDTELPPSAGDQHRGDDQNHGDDQHHAGDQHRGVHVESSAADAPLDESPSVESTPPDPADMSTGMVLANVALSQGVFAVVLIGAAIYTDIPLEALGLEISRSWLFAGLALGTGFGIALYLANEIGAAISTWVGFEHDEQLRDILGPDSISGWIILLAFVLPIIAVFEELLFRAALIGVFEAGFGISPWLLAVVSSIAFGLGHGMQGSVGILVTGALGFVLAAAFVLTGNLLVVVVAHYLINALEFVVHEGIGFEWAAVLERGG
- a CDS encoding MGMT family protein, with the translated sequence MEDVTDAGIYARESPYLERFVQIGVASGRVLRVTFPDAPDEDAESDHPILDELDEYLDGLEEPDFSDVTVALTVPTDQREVLEQVRTIPYGEGTDVAGLARMTPGLDPDEQADVTLVRTALAENPAPILIPDHRIRDGPSAAPPAVEQKLRSLEGL
- the trpC gene encoding indole-3-glycerol phosphate synthase, with the protein product MNSESNVAPAVRSILEAARERGRSEGDDGPSGGRTPASDGRVSVEARSLPDAIERAEREDRVPVIAEVKPTSPTSDGTRDEDPVELARAMVEGGASAISVLTEPTHFDGSPEALRRVRAAVDVPVLRKDFVLRESQMDVVEADLILLIARFVDDLPALVAAARDRGFQPLVEVHDAAELEAALEADASIIGVNNRDLTKLEVDLGTFEGVAPAVPDDVTLIAESGVSDPADVRRMREAGADALLIGSAIMDHANTDEVDIAENTRRLTRV